The Microbacterium foliorum genome has a window encoding:
- a CDS encoding alpha/beta hydrolase → MTSTSSPTLWTPSARVRGSLAVVTGRGERAGVYERFGRRLSADGYTVAVFEGDADAASAWLGAATDAPRVFVGADAGASAVLHLVAQGAPVDAAVIAGTLVDAELDLPSAEQRTACPLHLGVLAAEATSVDVAAAAPLPAPADLAAVEVPVLAVHGGADPVSPIAAISTALRSVPDLEILETVDGLHDALNDQTHRSVAAALVQWLERLRGGDVHAPIVRAYQATAANAATTAGTTAGATA, encoded by the coding sequence ATGACTTCGACCTCCTCCCCCACGCTGTGGACGCCGTCCGCGCGCGTTCGCGGCAGCCTCGCCGTCGTCACCGGACGCGGCGAGCGCGCCGGCGTGTACGAGCGCTTCGGCCGCCGACTGAGCGCCGACGGCTACACCGTCGCCGTCTTCGAAGGAGATGCGGATGCGGCGAGCGCCTGGCTCGGCGCGGCGACGGACGCCCCGAGGGTCTTCGTCGGCGCGGATGCCGGAGCATCCGCCGTCCTGCATCTCGTCGCGCAGGGCGCGCCGGTCGACGCGGCCGTCATCGCCGGCACCCTGGTGGATGCCGAGCTCGACCTGCCGTCCGCCGAGCAGCGCACCGCGTGCCCGCTGCATCTGGGCGTCCTCGCGGCGGAGGCGACGTCGGTCGACGTCGCGGCGGCCGCACCGCTGCCCGCACCGGCCGATCTCGCGGCCGTGGAGGTTCCGGTGCTCGCCGTCCATGGCGGAGCCGACCCCGTGTCGCCGATCGCCGCCATATCGACCGCGCTTCGCAGCGTGCCCGACCTCGAGATCCTCGAGACCGTCGACGGTCTGCACGACGCTCTGAACGACCAGACGCACCGCAGCGTCGCGGCCGCACTGGTGCAGTGGCTCGAGCGGTTGCGCGGTGGAGACGTCCACGCTCCGATCGTCCGCGCGTACCAGGCGACGGCAGCGAACGCAGCGACGACGGCGGGGACGACGGCGGGGGCGACCGCATGA